One stretch of Zingiber officinale cultivar Zhangliang chromosome 6B, Zo_v1.1, whole genome shotgun sequence DNA includes these proteins:
- the LOC121989438 gene encoding receptor-like protein kinase FERONIA: MKNPVVLPNCALVCASLIILSVAPAILAAGNDSAILLSCGASQPGSDLDGRVWAPDGRIWTPDSDFNFSLPLSGHSVKATQQDSSVPRVPYLTTRVFTSPFSYNFPLAVGGRVFLRLYFYPSNYDNDNYTSGDAFFSVTAGPYTLLHNFSASLVANNLNDDFFTREFSLNVSTGVLNLTFSPSPAHNNSYAFINGIEIVPIPDIFNSGNAVLINTDGYAYPILKEIHPESAIETVYRLNVGDQAIAPPNGEFSRFWEDDTRYLFGASSGVTFSKDPNVSITYAPDVPSYIAPTEVYATARSMGPDASLNLQYNLTWILQVDAGFSYLVRFHFCEIQYPITTRKQRVFEIFINNQTAEESADVIAWSGGIGVATFRDYMVSTTGSGQMDMWVALHPQIDSRPEYYDAILNGLEVFKLQNSSNSLAGFNPEPRDQTFDNPDGNYFTDSISLHVKIVTSCRYCYHI, encoded by the coding sequence ATGAAGAATCCTGTGGTTCTCCCTAATTGCGCCCTCGTCTGCGCTTCTTTGATAATATTGTCAGTGGCTCCGGCCATCTTAGCTGCTGGTAATGACTCCGCGATCCTCCTCAGTTGCGGAGCTTCTCAACCGGGCTCCGACCTCGATGGAAGAGTTTGGGCCCCCGATGGAAGAATTTGGACCCCCGACTCCGATTTCAACTTCTCCCTCCCTTTGAGCGGCCATAGCGTCAAAGCTACACAGCAAGATTCGTCGGTGCCTCGAGTCCCGTACTTGACGACTCGGGTCTTCACTTCCCCTTTTTCCTACAATTTCCCTCTCGCCGTCGGCGGTCGGGTATTCCTCCGCCTCTATTTCTACCCTTCCAATTACGACAACGACAACTACACCTCTGGCGATGCCTTCTTCTCTGTCACAGCTGGCCCTTACACCCTCCTCCACAATTTTAGTGCTTCTCTTGTTGCTAATAATTTAAATGATGACTTCTTTACCCGTGAATTTTCCCTCAATGTCTCCACCGGCGTCCTAAACCTCACCTTCTCCCCCTCCCCCGCTCATAACAATTCTTATGCCTTTATAAACGGCATCGAGATTGTGCCAATCCCTGACATCTTTAACTCCGGCAATGCTGTGCTTATCAATACTGATGGTTATGCCTATCCCATATTGAAAGAGATCCATCCAGAATCAGCAATCGAAACTGTGTACCGGCTCAACGTGGGTGACCAAGCAATCGCCCCTCCCAATGGGGAATTTTCCAGATTTTGGGAAGATGATACACGTTATCTTTTTGGCGCTTCTTCTGGTGTGACATTTTCTAAAGATCCAAATGTTAGCATCACATACGCCCCTGACGTTCCATCTTACATTGCGCCAACTGAAGTCTACGCGACAGCAAGGTCAATGGGTCCAGACGCATCATTGAATTTGCAGTACAATCTTACATGGATTCTTCAAGTAGATGCTGGCTTCAGCTACCTTGTCCGGTTTCATTTTTGTGAGATCCAATATCCCATAACCACGAGGAAACAAAGAGTTTTTGAAATCTTCATTAATAACCAGACAGCGGAGGAATCCGCGGATGTTATTGCTTGGAGTGGCGGTATCGGTGTTGCAACATTCAGGGATTACATGGTGAGTACAACAGGAAGTGGGCAGATGGACATGTGGGTTGCCCTTCATCCACAAATCGACTCGCGACCAGAGTACTACGATGCTATTTTAAACGGGCTTGAGGTCTTCAAGTTACAAAACAGCAGCAACAGTTTAGCTGGTTTTAATCCAGAACCACGTGATCAAACTTTTGATAATCCTGATGGAAATTATTTCACCGATTCGATATCTTTGCATGTAAAGATCGTAACATCATGCAGATATTGCTACCACATATAA